A stretch of the Corvus moneduloides isolate bCorMon1 chromosome 8, bCorMon1.pri, whole genome shotgun sequence genome encodes the following:
- the FGF8 gene encoding fibroblast growth factor 8, whose product MDPCSSLFSYVLMHLFVLCLQAQVTVQSPPNFTQHVREQSLVTDQLSRRLVRTYQLYSRTSGKHVQILDNKKINAMAEDGDVHAKLIVETDTFGSRVRIKGAATGFYICMNKKGKLIGKSNGKGKDCVFTEIVLENNYTALQNAKYEGWYMAFTRKGRPRKGSKTRQHQREVHFMKRLPKGHQTTEPHRRFEFLNYPFNRRSKRTRNSSSRAGP is encoded by the exons ATGGACCCCTGCTCTTCGCTCTTCAGCTACGT GTTAATGCACTTGTTCGTCCTCTGCCTGCAAGCCCAG GTAACTGTTCAGTCCCCACCTAATTTTACACAGCATgtgagggagcagagcctggtgaCAGATCAGCTCAGCCGGCGGCTTGTCCGTACCTACCAGCTGTACAGCCGGACCAGCGGGAAACATGTGCAGATCTTGGACAACAAGAAAATCAATGCGATGGCAGAGGATGGGGATGTGCACG CCAAGCTCATCGTGGAGACAGACACCTTTGGGAGCCGCGTGCGTATCAAGGGGGCAGCCACAGGTTTCTACATCTGCATGAACAAGAAGGGGAAGCTGATTGGCAAG AGCAACGGCAAAGGCAAGGACTGCGTGTTCACGGAGATTGTGCTGGAGAACAACTACACAGCGCTGCAGAACGCCAAGTACGAGGGCTGGTACATGGCCTTCACCCGCAAGGGCCGCCCGCGCAAGGGCTCCAAGACCCGGCAGCACCAGCGCGAGGTGCATTTCATGAAGAGGCTTCCCAAGGGCCACCAGACCACCGAGCCCCACAGACGCTTTGAGTTCCTCAACTACCCCTTCAACCGGAGAAGTAAAAGGACTAGAAACTCCAGCTCCAGAGCGGGCCCTTGA
- the NPM3 gene encoding LOW QUALITY PROTEIN: nucleoplasmin-3 (The sequence of the model RefSeq protein was modified relative to this genomic sequence to represent the inferred CDS: deleted 2 bases in 1 codon), with protein sequence MLKAQDGQEMPELKAAGRCRRTLWFGPRGRARGGAARHGTARHGPPRRSQTRSQRRCLMEPHGPACPGSVLFGCELTASTKSYTFQVDEEDDSDHILALSVVCLTDGAKDECNVVEVIGRNHENKEIAVPVANLKLSCQPLLSLDNFKLQPPVTFRLAAGSGPVHLAGWHRIMHREDASLDEDDDLSEEDEEELPPIMPAKK encoded by the exons ATGCTGAAGGCCCAGGATGGGCAGGAAATGCCCGAGTTAAAGGCTGCGGGGCGCTGCCGCAGGACCCTTTGGTTCGGCCCccgggggcgggcgcggggcggggcggctcGGCACGGCACAGCACGGCAcggcccgccccgc cgctcccaGACCCGCTCCCAGCGCCGCTGCCTCATGGAGCCGCACGGGCCCGCCTGCCCCGGCAGCGTCCTCTTCG GCTGTGAGCTGACTGCCAGTACCAAATCCTATACATTTCAGGTGGATGAAGAAGATGACTCTGACCACATTTTGGCGCTGTCTGTG GTCTGCCTCACAGATGGTGCCAAGGATGAGTGCAATGTGGTGGAAGTCATTGGGCGAAACCATGAGAACAAAGAGATCGCTGTGCCTGTGGCAAATCTGAAGCTGTCATGCCAGCCCTTG CTGAGTCTGGACAACTTCAAGCTGCAGCCTCCAGTGACCTTTCGCCTGGCAGCGGGCTCTGGCCCAGTGCACCTCGCCGGCTGGCACAGGATCA TGCACAGGGAAGATGCTTCCTTGGATGAGGATGATGACTTGtctgaggaggatgaggaggagctTCCTCCTATTATGCCAGCCAAGAAGTAG